From Saccopteryx leptura isolate mSacLep1 chromosome 3, mSacLep1_pri_phased_curated, whole genome shotgun sequence, one genomic window encodes:
- the PFN4 gene encoding profilin-4 — protein sequence MSNLQNLLLDSLLATKHVDSAALIKLHERSLCVASPGFSVMPSDVQTLVNGFAKNPLQARREGLYFKEKIYKCVRADDYSLYAKNENTGVVIVKTNLYLLVATYTEGMYPSVCVEATEKLGDYLRKKGD from the exons ATGAGCAATTTGCAGAACTTACTGTTAGATTCCCTCCTGGCAACCAAGCACGTGGACAGCGCCGCCCTCATCAAACTCCATGAACGGAGCTTGTGCGTAGCTTCACCTGGGTTTAGT GTAATGCCCAGCGATGTCCAAACACTTGTGAATGGATTCGCCAAGAACCCTTTGCAAGCCAGGAGAGAAGGACTGTATTTCAAGGAAAAGATCTACAAGTGTGTTCGGGCAGACGATTATTCTCTTTATGCTAAGAAT GAAAACACTGGTGTGGTTATAGTGAAGACCAATCTGTATCTTCTGGTGGCAACTTACACAGAGGGCATGTATCCTAGTGTCTGTGTGGAAGCCACAGAGAAGCTGG GAGACTatctaagaaaaaaaggagattAA